tgtTATTTTTGTTCTGGATTTGCATAGGGCCTGCAGATCCGAAATACACAACtgacaataaaatgaaatcatgtcaattttcacttttctgtctttttagtTTGATCTGGgtgattaaattattatttctagTTTTATCAATGCCACAAACTGAACAACAAGATTATATTGTAAAATTAAGCTCTTACAAATTATGCTTTTACGTACATACCAATACAAATttattataatgtaaatatCTTAATATACTGTTACTGCTATAAAATGTCACCAACAGGTTTATTCCCAGTTGCTATCTCAATCCTTGGAGACATCCCACACAAATATGACCTGATCATGACACCGAAGTCATGGCCAGATGCACAGAATTACTGCAGGACAATGTACAGTGACCTGGCAACAGTCATAAGTGATAGTGATTGGCTAAGATTGAACAAAGAAGCAGCAAGCAAAGGTCTGGCAGCATCAGCCTGGGTCGGagtatatgatgattatactaGCTGGTGCTGGTCCCTAAATGACCTTCGACTGAAGGATGTCCTTTATACAAGTTGGAATAGTGGACAGCCTAATAACGCTTTGTCAATAGAAGCATGTGTTATGTTATCTACATCTGGTAAATGGTTTGATACATATTGCAAATTTCTTAGAGCCTTCATATGCTACAATGGTGAGTCAATATCCTGACTTTAATTTGCTTGATTTTGGACTAATGActgctttttaaaatgattttggACCTTACTATTTTAAGGTTGCTACCTTGTAAgtataagaaaacaaaatatttcaattATTGAACTGCAAACAGTAATGAATGTTTTATTGGGATCAAATTTTTTGGAAGGAGATGCAAACAGTGTTTAcaattttatattcattcttCCTGTTTCACAGATAGTTTCAGCGGCGCTGACAAGTTCATTGGCATCAAAAGTCTAGTGACCTGGCCTGAAGCTCAGGCTTACTGCCGAACATATCACACAGACTTGGCCAGCTCTCTTAACAGCTCGGACCAAATCATCTTAACACAGATAAGAAATATCCAGGGTGACTCCTGGGTTGGCCTATACAGAGATACTTGGAAGTGGTCGGATGGCACCACCAATTTAAAGTTTGCTTGGGCTACTGGACAACCAGATAATTCTGAGAGAATTATGGGGTCCTGCGGATCAGTTAATAACGGATTTTTCGGTGATGAACCTTGCACCAACCTGCACTATTTCTTCTGTCACACCAGTGAGTATTTAGGACACAATTTTGTGGTGCAAAAGtcaatattaatttaattattttaccaCACTTAAACAAATAAGTGTTTTCTGTTCCATAAACGTATTTGCATTCTTATACATATACAAGTTCATCTCAAAATATTAGTATATCAAGGGAACATTCATTGTTCCcacaatttaattaaattattgaatctttcatatattttagatttattactcatcaactgaaatatttcaagcctttatttccttttaatttAGATAATTATGGCTTACGACTTATAAAAATCCAGTATTTCAAAATATTAGAGTATTTCATAAGATAATCAAAGAAATAATTGATAATACAGAAAAGTCAAACTTCTGAGTAAAGTATGTTCATTTCTGCACTTAATATTTAGTTGGAGCTCCTCTTTTAATTACTGCATCAGTGCGGCATGGCATGGAGGcgatcagcctgtggcactgcttaggtgtaatggaagcccaggttgctttgatagctgCCTTCAGCTCATCTGTATTGCAGAGTCTGGTGTCTCTAATCCTCTTCTATACCCCATAGATTCTTTACAGGGTTCAGGTCAGGTGAGTTGGCCAGATAAGATGTTTCTGACATTGTCTTTGGTTCAGTATTGGCTTGACACTAGGGATGTAACACTTGTAGCCCATTTCCTAcacatatctgtgtgtgatggCTCTTGATGCACTGACTTCAGCCTCTGTCCACTCCTTGTGAAGCTCCATCATGTTCTTAAATCGGCTTTGCTTGACAATCTTCGCAAGGCTACGGTCATCTCTGTTGCTTGTACAACTTTTCCTACCACACTTACCTTCCACTCAACTTGATTATGCTGTgacacagcactctgtgaacaaccagcccTTTCAGCAAGGATCTTATGTGGCTTACCATCCTTATAGAGGGTGTCAATGAGTGTATTTTGGACAAAcatcaagtcagcagtcttccccatgattgtgtagtaTGTACTGAACCTGACTGGAAGAATCGTGGTTTTTATACTGCATAAAAAGTGATTCGCTCAAAGTGGTAATGAAAT
This portion of the Hemibagrus wyckioides isolate EC202008001 linkage group LG29, SWU_Hwy_1.0, whole genome shotgun sequence genome encodes:
- the LOC131349375 gene encoding macrophage mannose receptor 1-like; protein product: MKQTHLLLCLTSLFPVAISILGDIPHKYDLIMTPKSWPDAQNYCRTMYSDLATVISDSDWLRLNKEAASKGLAASAWVGVYDDYTSWCWSLNDLRLKDVLYTSWNSGQPNNALSIEACVMLSTSGKWFDTYCKFLRAFICYNDSFSGADKFIGIKSLVTWPEAQAYCRTYHTDLASSLNSSDQIILTQIRNIQGDSWVGLYRDTWKWSDGTTNLKFAWATGQPDNSERIMGSCGSVNNGFFGDEPCTNLHYFFCHTIPPMRTYIKLQLKSNGNVFDPALQSSILELIKQKLEQRGMLEATKVTWRVQPDGNIFHKKKAPPVISECLTGV